Proteins from one Streptomyces sp. NBC_00289 genomic window:
- a CDS encoding CehA/McbA family metallohydrolase gives MCEDDHGGTSGPGRRALFVTGAAAALTLGSVSFASAAGRAGGQETRTVRGTLPTGSPDFVYVPVEVPSGVREIKVAYTYDRPSVPAGTAGNALDIGIFDERGTDLGGRGFRGWSGGARTEFFLRADEATPGYLPGPVREGTWHIALGPYTVAPQGLSYEITVTLTHGEPGAAVPPVYPPTRAKGRGRAWYRGDCHLHSWHSDGRRTPAEIAALARAAGLDFVNTSEHNTNAGHAHWADVAGDDLLVMLGEEITTRNGHVLALGTDPGTFVDWRYRARDNRFGRFARRIRHAGGLVVPAHPHATCIGCNWKFGFSEADAVEVWNGPYTPDDEVALADWDSMLVASTREGGRDWIPAMGNSDAHRDPDTVGLPQTVVLADDLTREAILEGIRAGRSYVAESSRVSLSMTATGGRGEQAGVGDRLEVSRDTPVTVRLEVSGAPRCTIRFVTDQGVLFTSPPLPVSGTGVAEWRTTPAYAAYVRAELRHEVAAGPSPGALAAFTNPVFLGR, from the coding sequence ATGTGCGAGGACGACCACGGCGGGACCTCCGGCCCGGGCAGACGCGCGTTGTTCGTGACGGGCGCCGCCGCCGCGCTTACGTTGGGAAGCGTGAGCTTCGCGTCAGCGGCCGGCCGCGCCGGCGGCCAGGAGACGAGGACGGTGCGCGGCACCCTGCCCACCGGCTCCCCGGACTTCGTGTACGTACCCGTCGAAGTCCCGTCCGGTGTACGGGAGATCAAGGTCGCGTACACCTACGACAGGCCGTCCGTCCCGGCCGGCACCGCGGGCAACGCGCTCGACATCGGCATCTTCGACGAGCGCGGCACGGACCTGGGCGGCCGGGGCTTCCGGGGCTGGTCGGGCGGGGCGCGCACGGAGTTCTTCCTCCGCGCGGACGAGGCGACGCCGGGATACCTCCCCGGCCCGGTGCGGGAGGGCACCTGGCACATCGCGCTGGGCCCGTACACGGTCGCCCCGCAGGGCCTGTCGTACGAGATCACGGTCACGCTGACCCACGGCGAGCCGGGCGCGGCCGTACCTCCGGTGTATCCGCCGACGCGCGCCAAGGGGCGGGGCCGGGCCTGGTACCGGGGCGACTGCCACCTGCACTCCTGGCACTCGGACGGCCGCCGCACCCCGGCGGAGATCGCGGCCCTCGCCCGGGCGGCGGGCCTGGACTTCGTCAACACCTCGGAGCACAACACGAACGCGGGGCACGCGCACTGGGCGGACGTGGCCGGCGACGACCTCCTGGTCATGCTGGGCGAGGAGATCACCACCCGTAACGGCCATGTGCTGGCGCTGGGCACGGACCCGGGGACGTTCGTGGACTGGCGTTACCGGGCCCGCGACAACCGCTTCGGCCGCTTCGCCCGCCGGATCCGCCACGCCGGCGGCCTGGTGGTCCCGGCCCACCCGCACGCCACCTGCATCGGCTGCAACTGGAAGTTCGGCTTCTCCGAGGCGGACGCGGTCGAGGTGTGGAACGGGCCGTACACCCCGGACGACGAGGTCGCGTTGGCCGACTGGGACAGCATGCTGGTCGCGTCCACGCGCGAGGGCGGCCGGGACTGGATCCCGGCGATGGGCAACAGCGACGCCCACCGCGACCCGGACACGGTGGGGCTCCCCCAGACGGTGGTCCTGGCCGACGACCTGACGCGGGAGGCGATCCTGGAGGGGATCCGGGCGGGACGGTCGTATGTCGCGGAGTCGTCGCGGGTGTCGCTGTCGATGACGGCGACAGGCGGCCGGGGCGAACAGGCGGGCGTCGGCGACCGGTTGGAGGTCTCCCGGGACACGCCGGTGACGGTGCGGTTGGAGGTCTCAGGCGCCCCACGCTGCACGATCCGCTTCGTGACGGACCAGGGCGTCCTGTTCACGAGCCCCCCGCTCCCGGTGTCGGGCACGGGCGTCGCGGAGTGGCGGACGACTCCGGCCTACGCGGCTTACGTACGGGCGGAGTTGCGGCACGAGGTGGCGGCGGGCCCGTCGCCGGGAGCGTTGGCGGCGTTCACGAACCCGGTGTTTCTCGGTCGCTAG
- a CDS encoding LLM class F420-dependent oxidoreductase encodes MRISVTIFLTDETITPTRLARELEQRGFAGLYLPEHTHIPVERTSPYPAGGELPPEYGRTLDPFVALGQAAAVTEGLGLGTGITLVAQHDPIGLAKQIATLDHLSGGRFTLGLGFGWNVEEAADHGVEWRTRRELVRDRMGLMRALWSDEPTAYDGEFGSVRASTAYPKPVQKPRGPVVGPRTLVGGAAGPKLFAHICEYADGWLPIGGRGLSESLPLLRAAWADAGRDPAGLQVVPYAVQPSPGKLAHYAELGVEETVVQLPPAGEAEVLRLLDAYAPFIGGGDGSARAV; translated from the coding sequence ATGCGTATCTCCGTGACGATCTTCCTCACCGACGAGACGATCACCCCCACCCGGCTCGCCCGTGAGCTGGAGCAGCGGGGCTTCGCCGGGCTCTACCTGCCCGAGCACACCCACATCCCGGTCGAGCGCACCAGCCCCTACCCGGCGGGCGGCGAGCTGCCGCCCGAGTACGGCCGTACGCTCGACCCCTTCGTCGCGCTCGGCCAGGCGGCCGCCGTCACCGAGGGTCTCGGCCTCGGCACCGGCATCACGCTCGTCGCCCAGCACGACCCGATCGGCCTCGCCAAGCAGATCGCGACCCTGGACCACCTGTCCGGCGGGCGCTTCACCCTCGGCCTGGGCTTCGGCTGGAACGTGGAGGAGGCCGCCGACCACGGTGTGGAGTGGCGGACCCGGCGTGAACTCGTACGGGACCGGATGGGTCTGATGCGGGCGTTGTGGAGTGATGAACCGACCGCCTACGACGGCGAGTTCGGGAGCGTCCGGGCCAGCACCGCCTATCCCAAGCCGGTCCAGAAGCCGCGCGGTCCGGTCGTCGGTCCGCGCACGCTCGTCGGCGGGGCGGCCGGTCCGAAGCTGTTCGCGCACATCTGTGAGTACGCCGACGGGTGGCTGCCGATCGGCGGGCGCGGCCTGTCCGAGTCGCTGCCCCTGCTGCGCGCCGCATGGGCCGACGCGGGCCGTGACCCGGCCGGCCTCCAGGTCGTCCCGTACGCCGTCCAGCCGAGCCCCGGCAAGCTCGCCCACTACGCCGAGCTCGGCGTCGAGGAGACCGTCGTACAGCTGCCGCCGGCGGGGGAGGCGGAGGTGCTGCGCCTGCTGGACGCGTACGCGCCCTTCATCGGTGGAGGCGACGGTTCCGCGCGCGCGGTGTGA
- a CDS encoding calcium-binding protein, which yields MRKPYAAVLTVAPLVVLAAVAPGARADTTAGDARITSVAVSKPTTAVGATLGTSVGVTVTATDDSGIDSVIGPKVVGPDGLVIRPTRNECTVQSATTMRCAYSFPLSPDGTDAQDLRNSAAGLWHFRAKAVAHDGDFHHLSPGAPFSVKRHTRMESAQAAPEPVDKGGKLTVTGSLRRADWDTGVYDGYAGKSVILQFRKSRTDTFKNVRTVTTDSAGKLRTTVTANATGTWRWRFTHNTVATGVTSQGDRVEVR from the coding sequence ATGCGCAAGCCCTACGCGGCCGTCCTCACCGTCGCTCCTCTGGTCGTTCTCGCCGCCGTGGCGCCCGGCGCCCGCGCCGACACGACCGCGGGAGACGCCCGTATCACGTCCGTCGCCGTCTCCAAGCCGACCACCGCCGTCGGTGCCACGCTCGGGACGTCGGTCGGCGTCACGGTGACCGCCACGGACGACTCCGGGATCGACAGCGTCATCGGCCCCAAGGTGGTGGGCCCCGACGGGCTCGTCATCCGTCCCACCCGAAACGAGTGCACCGTACAGAGCGCGACCACCATGCGGTGCGCCTACAGCTTCCCGCTCTCGCCGGACGGCACGGACGCACAGGATCTGCGCAACAGCGCGGCGGGTCTGTGGCACTTCAGGGCCAAGGCCGTCGCCCACGACGGCGACTTCCACCACCTGTCGCCGGGCGCACCGTTCAGCGTCAAGCGGCACACCAGGATGGAGAGTGCCCAGGCCGCACCCGAGCCGGTCGACAAGGGCGGAAAGCTCACCGTCACAGGCTCACTCCGGCGGGCCGACTGGGACACCGGCGTCTACGACGGCTACGCGGGCAAGTCCGTGATCCTCCAGTTCCGCAAGTCCCGCACCGACACCTTCAAGAACGTCAGAACGGTCACCACCGACAGCGCGGGCAAGCTGCGTACGACGGTCACCGCGAACGCGACGGGCACCTGGCGCTGGCGGTTCACCCACAACACCGTCGCCACCGGGGTGACGTCTCAGGGCGACCGGGTCGAGGTCCGCTAG